Within Vicia villosa cultivar HV-30 ecotype Madison, WI linkage group LG1, Vvil1.0, whole genome shotgun sequence, the genomic segment CACTTTGAAGAGGCTTGAGACAGCTTTGGGACAAACATCATCAAAGACAACTACAAACCACATATATCCTACATTGATCTTTCAAACATCACACGCTGGCGATTTTAACCATCAATACTATATAAATAATACTTCcgaaaattcaatttatttttactCTCATGTTATTTTTCACTTGATTACGTAAGTAAACTTTAAAATGTTAAAGTTACAATTTCACCCCCTCTATCATATTAAAACTTGTTCCATCGCAGCAAGCCTTTTATTTCATCATACATTTCCATTCCTAAATTAAATAGAacaacaacaatttattttattgtattatataattttatttttaccaTCTTAAAAAAACCAAGAGGgccaaaaattcaaattatttaaaaaaagaaatctGCAGACCATCGGTAACTATTAGGCAAGGTACAATAACATCAACTAGTTGAGTTAAGGcattaaataaacaattaaaaacgaTAATCATAGTAGTGTGTGTACACATTCATCGGCCAACCGGTGTTCCAAGCTCAAAGGAACAGAAGACAACCAACTCAGACAACTCTAATTTACAGTCAACCAGCTAGTATGTACATTTATGGTTCAACTCAAATACAACTACCAGTACTCAATAGAGTGAACAGTGTTCTTGACTTcttggaagaagaaaaaaaaaaaacgaaaacagAAATTAAACTTAGAAAAGGAGTGATTTAGTTTTAGCAACCCAATCGCAAGCTAAGAGCAGCTTTAACATCTAACCTCCATGCAAACCCACCAAAATCCATTCTCCACACATCACAAGGTAGGGTAAGAGAGtttctctcccttccactcccaCATTCAAACTGCACCACTCTAACCCTACACGTGAACGACGGAGACAGAACCACGCCACTTACTTTCATCAACAACCCTACACCTCCCTCACCCATCATCTCCCTATACGCACCGTTTGTCCACGTCACTCTCCCGTAACCGTCCGATATAAACCCCGGACACGTGTCCACGCTCAtcttcattctcttttcttcgtCCGTACTCCCTAGTCCCTCTCCCTCCACCCACGCGTCCATCACGCACTCCACCGTCACGCTCGAATAATAGCACTTCGTAACCGGATCCACCGTTACTACCTTGTTGTGGTTCTCGAAACTCAGCCACTGACACGGTGGCATGTTTTTATTTTCTCCAGTTAGGGTTAGATCTCTCGCCGGAGACTCCTTTGGATCGGGAGTTTCCGGAAGTAAAGGAAGAGTTACCGGCACCGGATGCGTTGAAGAAACGGTTTTCTTCCGGCGGATCCTTCGTTTCTCAGGAGTACTGTTTTGTTTGACGTACTTTCTCCTAGCTCTGCTAGTTTGGTAAAAAGCATCACCGCTCTCTGAAGAAGAGCCTTCAGAAGCGGTGTTTCCGGTTCTGGTTCCGGTTCCGGCAACTGAAGGTTTCGGAGCGATAGGGCGAAACCTAAGCATTATTCTTTCCATGGTTGACATATCGTATGCACCAGTTGCATTTCTGACTATACAACAACCTCCTCTTCCGTCCatgctctttctctctctctcaactCAATGAACTcagtgtttttgtttttgtttgtatcACTTTTCTGGTATGATGAGAGCAAAGTGATGCAAAAGAAGGAATCAAAATGGCTAATAGTAATGCAGACGATGAAGTGATGGACACGAGGGTTAGTTTTATAGGGAGATGGGAAAGGGACACGTGTAAGAAAAAACACGTGTTTGAACAGTAAAGATAGGGAAGAGTGGGAGGAATGGGATTGGTTGAGGAAGTAAACGTGGCGATAGCATGGGAGAAAGTAGCCAGAAAGAGAAAGAGTGTGAATCTGTGAGAAGGGAGAGCCAATGGAAAAAAGAGGAGTGCACAGTGGTAGTGGCTAATGAGGGACACGTAGGTTGTTTGGTTTCGGGAAATGTGATCGTGAAGGTTTGACCGTTGGATGGTTGGATTGGAGGTGGGGGATGATGATGGCGACGATGTATGCCACGGCCAATAGCAGTAACAGGTGGATGGTTCGATAACCATGCGTTTGAAGTTTAAATTTCTAGTATGATGATGTGATAGTACTATTTTTTTACCTTATTTTATTACTAGTTTAGgttaaaaacaaagtttaatcaAATTAATTCTTAGTTGTTGTTTGCTGAAATCAAATGAGATGGCACCAATTGTTGTAGAAGCTGGTTTCACAATTGTGTTGTCAATATTTTGTGTTTATAAGAATCTTTAACAATTTCTACAATGTACTCGTATAATATACTGTACATAATTTGTATCTAACTATTTATTACTGTTATTAAACTATTTGTGTATAAATAAACAAGTTTAATTGCTACACTTGATAGAATAAAAAGTTGTACATCAGTTGTATACATATCCAatc encodes:
- the LOC131605619 gene encoding uncharacterized protein LOC131605619 produces the protein MDGRGGCCIVRNATGAYDMSTMERIMLRFRPIAPKPSVAGTGTRTGNTASEGSSSESGDAFYQTSRARRKYVKQNSTPEKRRIRRKKTVSSTHPVPVTLPLLPETPDPKESPARDLTLTGENKNMPPCQWLSFENHNKVVTVDPVTKCYYSSVTVECVMDAWVEGEGLGSTDEEKRMKMSVDTCPGFISDGYGRVTWTNGAYREMMGEGGVGLLMKVSGVVLSPSFTCRVRVVQFECGSGRERNSLTLPCDVWRMDFGGFAWRLDVKAALSLRLGC